Proteins encoded by one window of Arachis ipaensis cultivar K30076 chromosome B04, Araip1.1, whole genome shotgun sequence:
- the LOC107636669 gene encoding uncharacterized protein LOC107636669 yields MEQIARFLAILRKLKANSSYAEALEKKPPTMAYLQRDANVVLTKECSTLVQKKHPQKLPDPGSFLIPCTIGTITFEKALCDLCSSINLIPLFVMKRLGIQDVKPTKISLEMEDKSLKKAYGIVEDVLVKVEDLYFPANFLILDNKEDRDDSIILGRPFLATDKALIDVERGELVLSTKLYRSPNINSKFSVGHPSSTIGEGVNVILSLEHVDLIHENTGRKFTMRGEDLIPYQPP; encoded by the exons ATGGAGCAAATTGCTCGGTTCTTGGCAATCCTCAGGAAGCTAAAAGCCAATTCCTCTTATGCAGAGGCGTTGGAGAAGAAACCTCCTACCATGGCGTATTTGCAGAGAGATGCAAATGTGGTACTGACCAAGGAGTGCAGTACATTAGTCCAAAAGAAGCACCCTCAAAAGCTGCCTGACCCCGGAAGTTTTCTTATTCCCTGTACTATAGGGACTATCACTTTCGAGAAGGCATTGTGCGACCTTTGCTCAAGCATCAATCTTATTCCTCTCTTTGTGATGAAGAGGTTGGGAATTCAAGACGTGAAGCCTACCAAGATCTCATTGGAGATGGAAGACAAGTCCCTGAAAAAGGCATAtggcatagtagaagatgtccttgtgaaggttgaagacctttacttCCCTGCGAATTTTTTGATCCTAGACAATAAGGAGGACAGAGAtgactccatcatccttggaaggcctttcctagccactgatAAGGCATTGATAGATGTGGaaagaggagagctagtcctaaG TACAAAGTTATACAGATCCCCAAATATCAATTCAAAGTTTAGTGTTGGACATCCATCATCAACTATTGGAGAAGGAG TGAACgtgatcctgtctctagagcatgtggatctcattCATGAGAACACAGGAAGGAAGTTCACCATGAGGGGTGAAGATCTGATCCCCTATCAACCTCCGTAA